The genomic DNA ATGTAATTGCAGGCTTTAAGCTGAATGGTATCAAAATGAAAAAAAAGCTTAAAGATGAAATTGTTGAAACTGCTTTAAAAGATGTAGTTTTGTGGGATGAGGTTAAAGATTCTTTGTATAAAAAAGGAACATTTTTGTCAGGAGGGCAACAGCAAAGGTTATGTGTAGCACGAACATTGGCTTACAAACCGGAAATTATTCTTTTAGACGAGCCTACATCTGCTCTTGATCCTATTGCTACTTCCAAAGTTGAAAATTTGTTGGTACAACTTAAAAAAGATTATACTATTATTTTGGTTACTCACAACATGTCTCAGGCTGCCCGTATTTCCGATTATTCAATGTTTATGTATCTTGGTGAATTAATAGAATACGGAAAAACAAAAAATATGTTTACCAATCCTGCAATAAAAAAAACAGAGGAATATTTAACAGGGAAATTTGGATAAAATAAATTTGAAATTATGATCAATAAAAAAGAAAAAGCAATAACGCACATACTTGCAGATTTTGAGGAATTTGCAAATCTTATTTTACAACAATTAGATATTCTGGAAAAATTTATTAATTCAGATGAAATAAAAATATCGGATAAGATTTATCAAGAAATTGTAGAAAACGAAAAAAAGTTTGATTTGTTTGAGGTAGAAATAAGTGAAAGAATTATTAAAACAATTATTTTATACCATCCTTTAGCATCTGATTTAAGAAAAATTATGACTTGCTATCGTATATCGCTCAACTTAGAACGCATTGGCGATAAGATAATGAATATTGTTAATTTTATTAAATCAATTAATGAACCTAGTCTGTATCTGGATTTAAAAGATGTTATTTCTCAGATGTTGTCTTACAGTATAAAAATGGTAAGCAAATCATTAATTTCTTTTATCAATTCAGACAAAGATTTTGCTATTTGGACAATAAAAAATGATGAAGTTGTGGATGAATTAAACAAGAAGTCTCTTACAAAAGTTATTAGAAAGGGTAAAATGACTAAAGAAACACAACAATTATTATTTAATTTTTTAAATACAAAAGAAATAATTTCAAATATTGAACGAATAGCCGATCAGGCAACAAATATTGCTGAGGCTTCTTTTTATGCAATAGA from Bacteroidota bacterium includes the following:
- a CDS encoding PhoU domain-containing protein, whose protein sequence is MINKKEKAITHILADFEEFANLILQQLDILEKFINSDEIKISDKIYQEIVENEKKFDLFEVEISERIIKTIILYHPLASDLRKIMTCYRISLNLERIGDKIMNIVNFIKSINEPSLYLDLKDVISQMLSYSIKMVSKSLISFINSDKDFAIWTIKNDEVVDELNKKSLTKVIRKGKMTKETQQLLFNFLNTKEIISNIERIADQATNIAEASFYAIEGKDIRHKEINDINSH
- the pstB gene encoding phosphate ABC transporter ATP-binding protein PstB, whose protein sequence is MQKSIIEIDNPLLRIKDLSISYDKQTFAIKDVTADTRKNKITAIMGPSGCGKSTLLRAINRLHELYPKIQTTGKIYLNDNDISLMNPIDVRRKIGMVFQRPNPFPTMSIYDNVIAGFKLNGIKMKKKLKDEIVETALKDVVLWDEVKDSLYKKGTFLSGGQQQRLCVARTLAYKPEIILLDEPTSALDPIATSKVENLLVQLKKDYTIILVTHNMSQAARISDYSMFMYLGELIEYGKTKNMFTNPAIKKTEEYLTGKFG